The DNA window CACTAGAAGAAAGACCTAACATCCACGGCTTTTAGTCACAATTTTTATcaacaatctttaaaaataaaatacttacgAAATcctttttcttaatttactTCGATATGactacaaattaaataaaacttttcttatacttttataaaaatttgtaaacttACTCAGTACTCACAAAAAAACCGGATCTTTATTCGAgtccttttaaaaatatgttctttagcagtaaatactttttttatatacagAAAAAATCGAATGTATTACAAAACTGCTGCGATTCAAGGGAAATACATGTTCGAgttcttgtttaaatttttaaattgatttttttgttgcaaatattttccactGCTCCCTTCAATTCATCCCACTGTGCAGGACACAGGCGCAGGCGTCGCATTGAAAGCGAAAATCGAACAGCGTGGGAGTtcgtgtgcgagtgtgtgtttgGAGCAGAGTCAGTTAATCTATTGCCAGCTCAACATATAGACACCGCCAACAGATGTTGGCAGTGCGGAAAATCGAGTGAGCGCAGCCAGAAGCCAAATACCAGTTGTTTTGGTGCCGAAGAAAATCGCAGGACTTCCAGAAAATGTCGCGCCTCCTGTTCGCGGCACTGCTGGCCATCAGCTTGGGCTGTGTggcgcccagcagcagcagcaaccaccTGCCAGCGGGACTGGCCGTGGATCTGGGCCCAGGGGTGAATCTCAACGAGCGCTTCTTCGACCAGGTGCGGGCGCTCATCAAGCGGAGGATCCAGGAGAAGGCACTGGCCAagccggaggagcaggaggagctgcCTTTGCCCCTGGCGGATGACGATGCGCTGGCCCTGCAGAACCAACGCAGCTACGACAACGTGCCCCTTCCGGCCGCCAGTGTGCCCACTCCGGTGCTCGTCGAGAACTGGCCCACCGAGCAGCACAGCTTCGGCCAGGTCACCGCCGTGGCCGTGGATCCACAGGGAAACCCCGTGGTTTTCCACCGCGCCGAGCGCTACTGGGATGTAAAGTAGGTCAACAGCTGTCGCTGCCTGGTAACAAGTGTCTATCCCATATGTACACAGGAAAGGGGAAGCCAATCAGTCCAGAATCGAAATGGAATAGCCCACCTCCAATTTCAAACTTTCCCAtcagttacaccaaaaaaaagtttcgctgaattttatacatttcagaaagaaatgcatttattattacatttttagaaGTAATGTTTATTATATTCTTAGGTGTAGAAAAAGTCACCATTTCCTTAGTGAACATTGGCTCGAGTGTATTATTGACTTTTGAGATATAACTAGGGTttcaaaaacacatttaaatgcATCAAAATTCAATCAGAAAAGAGGAAAGTTAAATTCTGGTTTAATCTGTTAGATTTCTGCATTAAAGATCTACTGTGACatactctttaattttttcccaggATCACAAATaatggtaaaaaaataataccatCCATATATGGGctcatttgaatttttcattaattaataaacctAATTATCTTGATTTACTTTGCAGTACCTTCAACGAGAGCAATATATACTACCTAATCGAATACGGACCCATTAAGGAAAACACCATATATGTGCTGGATGCAAAGACGGGTGCTATAAAGTCTGGTTGGGGCTCGAACATGTTCTATATGCCACACGGAATGACCATAGACTTACATGGGAACTACTGGATCACAGACGTGGCCATGCACCAGGCTTTTAAGGTTCGAAACTGTTTAAATGCCAtaaaaaaatctcaaactaGTCCCTATTTACCCCATCAGTTCAAGCCCTTCAGCAACAAGCCGCTGCTCACCATCGGCAAGCGGTTTAGGCCCGGATCATCCGTCAAGCACCTGTGCAAGCCCACTTCCATTGCAGTGGCCAAAACGGGGGAGGTGAGTGGTACCTGTTGATCCATTTTGGTTCCCGGACTCACCGACATCCCAACCCACAGTTCTTTATCGCTGATGGCTATTGCAATAGCCGGATACTCAAGTTCAATGCCGCTGGCAAGCTGTTGCGCACGATTCCCCAGCCACCCGGTGCGTGTACTTAATATTTATGAGTGAATCGAATTGTTATTAGTTgttcattgttttttttatattttcaatggGATTTCTCAACTTTTGTAAATTtcatatacaaatatatttgccttacttaaaattcatttataaatgtttattaaaatttaaatattttccaattttgttATAATTCAGTGACTACCATTAGGGAAAACGAGAAGCAAACCgatggtttttaaaataaatataaagttatctgttttttatttagagaCTACAAAAACtagatatttataaacattaaaCTAAATCTTACTAATCTTTTGACTATATATTTTatcataaacaaatattttttattttattacaaccTTGACCCCTATTATTTTTGAAGGCCCCAAGAAATAGCTACTAACCTCCTCTTGTGCAGAATTCCTCTCACTGCAGGTGCCCCATGCCATCACCCTGCTGGAACACCTGGACCTCTTGTGCATCGCCGACAGGGAGAACATGCGCGTAGTCTGCCCCAAGTGAGATACTGACAGTTTTCCAAATCTACAAACAATACCCCTGAAATATCTTTGACAGAGCTGGCTTGATATCCTCCCACGGCGAGGGCGAACCCGCGGCCACCATCCAGGAACCGGACTTGGGTCGCGTCTTCGGGGTCGCCAGCTATGGCGACATAGTGTTCGCCGTGAATGGACCCACCTCCATGCTGCCCGTGCGCGGATTCACCATCGATCCGCGCTCCGAGTCGATCATCGGCCACTGGGGTGAGTTCAAGAACCCGCACTCCATGGCGGTCAGCGTCAACGGGTCGGCGCTGTATGTGACCGAGATCGGAACCAACCACCAGACGAATCGGGTGTGGAAGTACGTGCTGGCCTGAGCCTAATCCCAGTCCACCCGACTCGCACTGCGCTCCTGCATATCCCAAGATCCCTAGGTACGATCCCACTCAATTAGTTATCAGCAGAAACAGAAGGACACACAGAGCCAGAATCAGAACAGATAATACAGAACCTAAGCATAAGCAGAGCCCACCCCCAGTACAGTACAGTTTACGTGACTCGTGTCAGATCAATAGAGAATAGTCAGTGCTTAAGTAATGTACAAGTTAAGTATGTAAATTGCTTGAAAACAATACCACAACAAACATAACCTCAGACTCTTATGTTTTGCACTGTAATGAGCAAACGAAAAACGAAATTACAAAGCAGCTTAAATAGTACATATACTTAATTGTAACAGTTATGCGTAGGCACTAACTAGGCACGAATGTGAGGATTGTGGGGACGTGAGCATGGATaaccgattccgattccgatatCGTCGACAGCGCAGATAACCGGGGCAACCAGCAGCGCATATAAACATACTTGTGTATCATATTGTAACCtatatcaaatatataatCGTATCTTATCAACTTATCGTAGCCCATGTAAATTATGAATGTAATaaactgttgttgttgtgacGAACACAGGGGTTCAGATGCTTCAGATCCAATGACTATTTCCCCCAAAAGGCAAAGGAATGTTGATTAAATATGTTCTTAGACCTAAGCAAAAACGAGTATGTCTAGCCCTGATTTAAATTCGAGCGGCAAGTTTGCATGGCAAACACactaatttacaaattttggAAATGTTTGGGCACAACTTAAGAAATAGCAAATATAAATAGAAAACTTGAacacataataaaataaaaatttgtaggGAATGCATCCTGCTGTCAGGTGGCACTTAGCCAGTGCCTGGCGAAGTCCAGAGCCTCATTCAAGTGCGTCAGCCATTCTACCAGCTCCGGTTGGGTGTCGGCAGCAAAAAACACTCCCGCTTCATAATGAGATTCTTTTCCCTGCACTAAAAAGCTCCTGGCCCGGGCACAAAGATCCCTCGGAGCTGCTGCTATCGAGGACTGTCCGCATCCTGGCAGCTCCAGCGAGAAAATGGGCGACCCATCTCCCAGATTATCTTCATGTTGCCAAACAGATAGCCGTACGCCATCCAGGCTGCACCATCTTCGATTCCAGTGGTGTCTGTTCTTCGGATCCTGAACATTTAGGTAGCCAGTGAAACGGCCCTTGGGCAGTCGCAAATCCACTCTGCCAGTTATAGATATAGCCGGTCCCAGGTTCGTGGATTTGGTGTGTGTACTCAAGGGCAGTTGCCAGGATCGCGAGCTGCGCAGGCAGATCTTATCGCTGGATGTCGATTCGCTGGCCACCAGTTGGAAGGGAGCCAAGTCCATGGCCCGCAGTTTAAATGAAGCATGCAGACGGAAGCGGGAGATGATCTGTTCCGAACCTGAACCCGCTGAAGAACTCGAGTTGGCGGAGCCCAAATTCCCACTGCCACGTCGCTGTAAGTAACTATATATCAGAGAACAGCTTCCTTTGACAACTAAAGCGACTTACCAACGACTTGGATGGCTCCAAGGCAAGGGTGGAGACCTTGCGCAGGCGCAGCATGAAGATCTGGCAGCGCAGCTCCAAAGATTCCGCCTTATCACCGCTATAGAACTCCAAGCCACAGTCCCGAAAGAAGGCAGAGCCATTCTGGCACTCCACCGACTGAGTGGAGCGAATGCTTCCTCCGCACTCAAAGGTGCAGATGTAGTGGTAGTTGAAGAACATGTCCTGACTGACATCGGCCCTCACAGGCAGCTCCATGGCATCGATCAAGAGGCACTGGGATTGCCTCCTGGCAGCCAAGGCCACATCATTCAATTGACAACCTGGGGGAGCTGACTTTCGCAGGCTGGAGAAGAGCAGTAGGCGCTCCGCCTCCACCATCTCCGCCGAGATCTCCAATTCCGGCATCTGGCGACATATACTCACAGCCTGAGCCAGCTGCTCATTGGTATTCAAGGACTCATTCAGCAAGGAGTCCAGGTTGAAGCTGGCATAGTAGCTACTGCTGTCCAGCTCCCCGTCCGTTTGGTTGGATTGATCCCTAGAGAGATTGAGGCTCTGCGTCAGACGCTGCTTCTCCGCCAGGAAAAAGTCCTTGCCCTTGCGGTACGACCGACGAAGGGCATTCTTTAGCAGGCGGTACCGGGCCAGAGCACTGACCGACATCAGCTGGCTGTCACTGGGAATGGGTACCGTCTGCATGAGCTCACCcagactgctgctgttgtGCAGGCCAGGGTCCTCTGCCTTCAAAGCCTCCGCCTGCTGGGGAGTGGTGGGGCAACTGAAGCTGAGATTCTGGCCAAATTGGCGCAGCGGCGTGGCTGGGCCATCGTTTATATCAATGGTTAGATTGCGCGAGGGCTGAAAAATCAATCATTACTCAGTTTCAACAACAAACTTATATTTCAAATGCGTTTCAGAAAGCTTTGGATGAGTACAGTGTGATAGTGGCTATTTACAGGAGTTACAATGTGTGATGCAAGCGAAAGCCTTAACCTCTAGTGGGAGTCAACAAATATCTCTACCTTGGTTGTAAACCGCTGGCTCTGCTTCTTTTTCGGTGTACTCTGGTTAGCCGGCTCCGGCTCGATTTGTCCAGAGCCATAATCGTTGGTTGCGAAGGAGCTACTGCCCGCCTCACCCAAGCTGTAATCCGCGTAGAGCTCCTCGGTCCCTTCGTTGGGCATGTCATACGAAACGGAATCCACATTGGAAGTAGTCTGTGAAATGGGTTTTTTAAAAGACGATCGTTAATATCCTTTGGGAACACTTACATTGGGCACCTTTTCCAGGCGATCCAGCAAAAGTTCACTGCGACACAAATTGTCCAGGAATATCTCGCTGCGCTGCAGGGAGAGTTCCGACCGTGAAAGATTGCGGTTTTTCTTGGGCGGCGAATGCTGCTCGCTGATGTTGTTCAGGGATTGGTGGGTGAGTGGAGGAGACGACTTCAGCATGGGCTGGCGAATCACAGAGGACTCAGTGGTCTGACTGGCTGAGCAGGAGGATTCATTGCCACTCGGTTCCTCTGGCAGAGGCATGAACTGGAAGAAGTTGCCGTTCTTCAAGGATTCGTGGAGAAAGTGGCCCAAAGCCACAGGCTGATTGGGGGCAGATAGTTGAGGTGGAATTGCCGGTTGCACAGACTGGCTAAACTTTTTGGGCTGTACATCCGGATCCAGTATCTGTGGTTGGACAACTTGTGACTTTATCTGCGGTTGGATAACAGGAGGCCTTATCTGCGCTTGGGTAACTGGTGGCATTATAGGTGGTTGAACTGGAGCCATTATCTGCTGCTGAATGGCCTGCCCCAGTGGCTTCATTTGAGGTGAGTTCTTCGGCGTCTTCTGCACCCGGGCGTACATGGCGCTGAGATCAGCGGGTGATGGGGATGGATCCGGCACGGACTCACTCACATACGCCGTGGAGCTTTCCGTTTGAGCGTGGTTTACCAACTGCGCTGCGGTCCTGACCTCATGATGGGGACTCCCTCTGATCCGCAGGCAATCCTCCTCGATCTCTGAGTAAATGGGTTCGCTGTCGAGGTCGCGCTGCTGTCGGGTGTCGGTCACAGATGTGGTGGCCAGACTGCTAGGTCCATCTGTGGTGTCAAAGCTTTCTCTTTGAAAATGACTGCGCTCCAGGGGATCGGAGCGGGAGCAGTcctgaaaacaaataaaattaaacatttttaatgcgttgatgttaaaacttaaaaaatatttctgattTATATTAGGTCTAGGTTTtactctaaaaaaaattttacattttacaattgcaaatgtaatataaataaacacggttcattataattaaaatacatatttaatattaataatctttATCTTTGATATTTTTCCCGGCCATATTTTGAACTCCGATAGTCAGAGTGCCTCGGTGTTATCGATATCAGCGGCAGTGCAGCCCAGCGAAGAAGGGCGCAAAACAGGCGACGCAACAAGCGAAAACAGCTGACAGCACAGATTTCCCCTGGAAAGTCGGACGCCATCCGAAAACCATTGAACACAGAGGCATTTCACCGGCAGCAGGAGCGCGGGCACATGGCGAGGAGCACCTGATGAGATGTACAAGTCCCTGCTCCGCACCGTTAAACACCAGGCCAGGTCGCAGATCATcgggcgcagcagcagcagcagccacacaAAAAGCGCCAACGGAAAACGCAAGCAGAAGGGGGAGCAGATGGACACACGCTACGATTTCAACAGGCGCTGGACGCCAGTGGGGGATCAGCCTCCAGGAGTGGGCCCCCACAAGTTGTCCAGCCTCAAGCTGGTCTCGTACAACATCCTGGCCCAGGATCTGCTGCTGGAGCACCTCTTCCTCTACGTGGGCATCCCGCAGGAGTTCCTCACCTGGCGTTGCCGCCAGCAGAACCTTCTGCGGGAGCTGATCAAACTCAATCCAGACATCCTGTGCCTGCAGGAGATGCAGTTCGATCACCTAGCGCCACTTGTCCAAGGACTGCGCATGGGCAACGGCAAAAAGCTGGCttatgtttataaaaagaagACGGGACACCGCACAGACGGATGCGCCATTGTCTATGACGCTTCCAAGTTTGAGTTGCTGGACCAGCGGGCCGTGGAGCTGCATGACCAGGAGGTGGCTCTGCTCAATCGCGAGAATGTGGCCCTGTTCGCCAGGTTCAGATTCAAAAAGGAACAAGACCAGGAGAAGGAATTTGTGGTGGCCACAACGCATTTGCTGTACAACCCGAAACGGAGTGATGTGCGCTGCGCCCAGGTGGGCAGAATGCTGGAGGAGCTGACCTCCTTCTCCACGGACACACCCATCATCCTTACTGGCGACTTCAACAGCCAGCCCGACTCAACGCCCATTGCACTGCTCGTCGGGAACGATGGGGATGTGGAACCCGCAGCTAGCCCAGCGCCTCTGCGCTTTGAGATCATCGATCCTGGCGCGGGAACTGCCTCCACATACCAGGACGACTGGATCACAGTGGACTATATCCTGCGCTCGCTAGGTTCGCGGAGCAGGCACAAGCTTTTACCCCTTAGTGTCTACTCACTGCCCTCGATCAGCCGCTGCAGCAGAGTGGGCCAGATCCCCAACCACTACCTGGGTTCGGATCACTACGCTCTGGGCGCCATATTCACCGTTGTCTAGTTTTTAAGGTCGTCACTCTTTCGCGGACTCATCAATAAAGATACGAATGTCTGACCACTTTGTAAgtacacttttttaaatagtttgtaAGGTTTGGGTATTTGTTCAGTACTTCAAGCCTAAACCCAACTACTTCCTAATGAAAACCCCTCAATTCCAtctaaatttataattaaaagctAAGCAAAACTCACCCGAAAGGTCCTTAGTGCCCGCTCGTCACTGGCCTCCAACTTCGCGCGGATGCTGCTCAGCAGATAGCCCATCTTGGTGATGGTCACGTCCTGATCGAGATCCTTGTGGTACGAGCGGTAGGTGGTGGGTGCCGCTTCCGTTTGGAAATTCAACTTGCGAGCCCTGTTGGCGCGGGGCAGCTTCTTTGGAGGCGTCGGAGCCTTCACCTTGCGCTCGAAGTCAAAGTAGGGCTGCTCGCTGTCCAGCTGCTGGCGGGTGGAGGTGGTCGTTCCCGAGGGTGTAGTCTGCATGGGTGAGTGGTAGCTGCCCGGCGGCGACTGAGAATGCAGGTCCAGCTGCGAAGTAGAGGTCTGCACGCCCACTGTGCACTGTGTGGGGGGGACTTTGATCTGTTCATCCCTCGGAGGATTCTCTTGATTCATCTTCTTGGGTGATACAAAGCGCAGGATCTTCTTTTTGGAGTTATTGAGGAAGTTCTTCGACTTCTTTCCTAGGCTTTTAGGTTTGCTTGGCTTCCAGGGAGAAAGGTTTCGCCACTGTTCGCCCCAGATAAACTTCTGGCTGGCCTGACCGCCAGCTGTGGTAACTCGACTTGGGTACTTAATGGGCGTCTCCTTGTGCACCATATTGGAGGCCAAGTTCT is part of the Drosophila biarmipes strain raj3 chromosome 2R, RU_DBia_V1.1, whole genome shotgun sequence genome and encodes:
- the LOC108022603 gene encoding protein angel — protein: MYKSLLRTVKHQARSQIIGRSSSSSHTKSANGKRKQKGEQMDTRYDFNRRWTPVGDQPPGVGPHKLSSLKLVSYNILAQDLLLEHLFLYVGIPQEFLTWRCRQQNLLRELIKLNPDILCLQEMQFDHLAPLVQGLRMGNGKKLAYVYKKKTGHRTDGCAIVYDASKFELLDQRAVELHDQEVALLNRENVALFARFRFKKEQDQEKEFVVATTHLLYNPKRSDVRCAQVGRMLEELTSFSTDTPIILTGDFNSQPDSTPIALLVGNDGDVEPAASPAPLRFEIIDPGAGTASTYQDDWITVDYILRSLGSRSRHKLLPLSVYSLPSISRCSRVGQIPNHYLGSDHYALGAIFTVV
- the LOC108022601 gene encoding uncharacterized protein LOC108022601, whose product is MQLALSAPQVDFKMATTFAGSKFSKHVLVDEEEGEEDEEEEEDSAESGSTSSFSLQECIDEFRARRIRRVSGSQSRDCENNMPRQQPRVRRATDADLINQNRCNKEQERKGKPCQNGFCYCFTSDSGDCGSTAPPRDQHVRLPRRSRRSESSKPAKQNNLGSQRQQAEQRRQSEPANVKSNFKTPLTAVSRLRAVGGEDEPLIHIIQELHDNCVVSEVRVNRQKLSGSSCHQRSSQTLRETTKMQPYEPIAYKPSAPVLSNISEQESAVEEAQEKDVLATEPPSRRSSRSRRSSGAGGRLLQKRLSQGQVSFKARDSQLPPPKPPRRGSQSLDGKLSQSSLTSTNPSVREAERVLDEFLRKRGVQVPVSKVEPSRRKDSQRRSFPLAEMEKPKSGKHLPTCPSLSDIERVVESKRGSNYARNIRQESSRKSAPSKEIIIGWTEPKITDMLNYEGKSASEFRTPAEPQVAIGWQPSKPQPQPVVPKVSLDTVDGSVCENLASNMVHKETPIKYPSRVTTAGGQASQKFIWGEQWRNLSPWKPSKPKSLGKKSKNFLNNSKKKILRFVSPKKMNQENPPRDEQIKVPPTQCTVGVQTSTSQLDLHSQSPPGSYHSPMQTTPSGTTTSTRQQLDSEQPYFDFERKVKAPTPPKKLPRANRARKLNFQTEAAPTTYRSYHKDLDQDVTITKMGYLLSSIRAKLEASDERALRTFRDCSRSDPLERSHFQRESFDTTDGPSSLATTSVTDTRQQRDLDSEPIYSEIEEDCLRIRGSPHHEVRTAAQLVNHAQTESSTAYVSESVPDPSPSPADLSAMYARVQKTPKNSPQMKPLGQAIQQQIMAPVQPPIMPPVTQAQIRPPVIQPQIKSQVVQPQILDPDVQPKKFSQSVQPAIPPQLSAPNQPVALGHFLHESLKNGNFFQFMPLPEEPSGNESSCSASQTTESSVIRQPMLKSSPPLTHQSLNNISEQHSPPKKNRNLSRSELSLQRSEIFLDNLCRSELLLDRLEKVPNTTSNVDSVSYDMPNEGTEELYADYSLGEAGSSSFATNDYGSGQIEPEPANQSTPKKKQSQRFTTKPSRNLTIDINDGPATPLRQFGQNLSFSCPTTPQQAEALKAEDPGLHNSSSLGELMQTVPIPSDSQLMSVSALARYRLLKNALRRSYRKGKDFFLAEKQRLTQSLNLSRDQSNQTDGELDSSSYYASFNLDSLLNESLNTNEQLAQAVSICRQMPELEISAEMVEAERLLLFSSLRKSAPPGCQLNDVALAARRQSQCLLIDAMELPVRADVSQDMFFNYHYICTFECGGSIRSTQSVECQNGSAFFRDCGLEFYSGDKAESLELRCQIFMLRLRKVSTLALEPSKSLRRGSGNLGSANSSSSAGSGSEQIISRFRLHASFKLRAMDLAPFQLVASESTSSDKICLRSSRSWQLPLSTHTKSTNLGPAISITGRVDLRLPKGRFTGYLNVQDPKNRHHWNRRWCSLDGVRLSVWQHEDNLGDGSPIFSLELPGCGQSSIAAAPRDLCARARSFLVQGKESHYEAGVFFAADTQPELVEWLTHLNEALDFARHWLSAT
- the LOC108022602 gene encoding peptidyl-alpha-hydroxyglycine alpha-amidating lyase 2; its protein translation is MSRLLFAALLAISLGCVAPSSSSNHLPAGLAVDLGPGVNLNERFFDQVRALIKRRIQEKALAKPEEQEELPLPLADDDALALQNQRSYDNVPLPAASVPTPVLVENWPTEQHSFGQVTAVAVDPQGNPVVFHRAERYWDVNTFNESNIYYLIEYGPIKENTIYVLDAKTGAIKSGWGSNMFYMPHGMTIDLHGNYWITDVAMHQAFKFKPFSNKPLLTIGKRFRPGSSVKHLCKPTSIAVAKTGEFFIADGYCNSRILKFNAAGKLLRTIPQPPEFLSLQVPHAITLLEHLDLLCIADRENMRVVCPKAGLISSHGEGEPAATIQEPDLGRVFGVASYGDIVFAVNGPTSMLPVRGFTIDPRSESIIGHWGEFKNPHSMAVSVNGSALYVTEIGTNHQTNRVWKYVLA